The proteins below are encoded in one region of Candidatus Methylacidiphilales bacterium:
- a CDS encoding DoxX family protein, which yields MKFLFQLINLRFIPYFPDLGLLLLRLIGGGVMIYAHGWEKLTNFSSKAAQFPDPLGLGSTTSLGLTIFAEVFCAFLLILGIGTRFAAAALSITMSVAFFIVHKGSIAEGELALMFLTIYLTLFLSGGGKYALYRD from the coding sequence ATGAAATTCCTCTTCCAACTCATCAACCTCCGTTTCATCCCCTACTTCCCAGATCTAGGCTTGCTTCTCCTTCGTCTCATCGGTGGAGGGGTAATGATATACGCGCACGGTTGGGAGAAACTCACCAACTTCTCATCCAAAGCCGCGCAATTTCCTGATCCCTTAGGGCTAGGCTCCACCACAAGTCTGGGCCTCACCATATTTGCTGAGGTATTCTGTGCATTTCTCTTGATCTTAGGAATAGGCACGCGTTTTGCAGCAGCTGCCTTATCAATAACCATGAGCGTGGCGTTCTTCATTGTTCACAAGGGCAGCATAGCAGAAGGAGAATTAGCCTTGATGTTTCTCACCATCTACCTTACCCTATTTCTGAGCGGCGGTGGAAAATACGCTCTCTATCGAGACTAA